One Oscillatoria salina IIICB1 genomic region harbors:
- a CDS encoding DUF2283 domain-containing protein yields the protein MKIIYDPQVDVLSIQFNDLLTLRSEKEKDDLIFDYDKDGNLVKLEILNASQRITNPQTIEYSVKNLGQANQHSLSLEQRKDFLKLPLEERRRILAQQATDMVTHYQQNVEWKEFLLGDIIDY from the coding sequence ATGAAAATAATCTACGATCCTCAAGTAGATGTTTTAAGCATTCAGTTTAACGATCTACTTACACTCAGAAGTGAAAAAGAAAAAGACGATCTAATTTTTGATTACGATAAAGATGGTAATCTTGTTAAGTTAGAAATTCTCAATGCTTCCCAACGAATTACTAATCCCCAAACTATTGAATATTCTGTTAAAAACTTGGGACAAGCAAATCAACATTCTCTCTCACTAGAACAACGTAAAGATTTCCTCAAACTTCCTCTGGAAGAACGTCGGCGCATTCTTGCACAACAAGCAACAGACATGGTAACTCATTACCAACAAAACGTAGAATGGAAAGAATTTTTACTGGGTGACATTATTGACTACTAA
- a CDS encoding DUF3084 domain-containing protein, whose translation MTSAYVLIAAVLLLGGLLAALGDRLGTKVGKARLRLFNLRPKQTAILVTIVTGVSIAASTLGILFATSESLRKGVFQLDDILKKRRRVQRELDEVEAELVTVKEQKERVEDELAEARKEQAEAQQRLDEINLKFQEAQAQLQEFSAQADELRQEINSLLTSKQELIAQRNELQQQIAQLQAQVEERDRELAQGREIITEQQQRIETQQQQVAAQQEKLVEQESRLAQIQRQRNILIAEINKRDNQIDTLDRAIAQQNQALSQRETRLKELEIELEKQQSQLQKEIDRRDEAIAVLDLAIANRDRILQARSSRLVELEKQLALLQQELIGLEEYYENYQALREGNLALVRGQVLSYGVITNVDAYTGRTALEKLLRQANNTAIRATNLPENDQRVVTITPLQVEQAIAKIEDGQNYVVQIVSAGNYLEGETQVRVFADVVINQKIFDAGSEIATVPIDPITMTKEEVQQRVDLLLATSSFRARGAGILGDIQVADGSVSELITFIEQVNKYEEPLDEIKAIASEPTYASGPLKMRLVALQNGEIVFQT comes from the coding sequence ATGACGAGCGCTTATGTCCTGATTGCAGCAGTTTTATTATTGGGAGGCTTACTGGCTGCATTGGGCGATCGCTTGGGGACGAAAGTCGGTAAAGCACGGCTGCGGTTATTTAATCTCCGCCCCAAGCAAACGGCAATTCTGGTGACAATAGTTACTGGAGTATCGATCGCTGCTTCGACTCTAGGGATTTTATTCGCGACAAGTGAGTCTTTACGCAAGGGTGTTTTTCAACTCGACGATATTCTCAAAAAACGTCGTCGCGTGCAACGAGAGTTGGATGAAGTAGAGGCGGAATTAGTAACTGTAAAAGAGCAAAAAGAGCGCGTAGAAGATGAATTAGCCGAAGCAAGAAAGGAGCAAGCTGAAGCTCAACAACGTCTTGATGAAATTAATCTCAAATTTCAGGAAGCTCAAGCTCAATTACAAGAGTTTTCTGCACAAGCTGATGAGTTACGTCAAGAAATTAATTCGCTGTTAACTTCTAAGCAAGAATTAATTGCTCAAAGAAACGAGTTACAACAACAAATTGCTCAGTTGCAAGCGCAGGTGGAAGAACGCGATCGCGAATTGGCTCAGGGACGTGAGATAATTACTGAACAACAACAGCGCATCGAAACTCAACAGCAACAAGTTGCAGCCCAACAGGAGAAACTTGTCGAACAAGAAAGTCGCTTAGCACAAATACAAAGACAACGCAATATTCTGATCGCAGAAATTAATAAACGTGATAATCAAATTGATACCCTCGATCGCGCGATCGCACAACAAAATCAAGCTTTGTCACAACGAGAAACTCGTCTCAAAGAATTAGAAATTGAACTGGAAAAACAGCAAAGTCAGTTACAGAAAGAAATCGATCGACGAGATGAAGCGATCGCGGTACTTGATTTGGCGATCGCGAATCGAGATCGAATTTTGCAAGCGCGTTCCTCCCGCTTAGTTGAGTTAGAAAAACAATTAGCATTGCTACAACAAGAACTAATTGGCTTAGAGGAATATTATGAAAATTATCAAGCACTTCGCGAAGGAAATTTAGCCCTTGTTCGCGGTCAAGTTCTTTCCTATGGTGTCATTACAAATGTTGATGCTTATACAGGAAGAACCGCCTTAGAAAAGCTTTTACGTCAAGCCAATAATACGGCAATTCGCGCCACTAATTTGCCCGAAAATGACCAACGAGTAGTAACAATTACACCTCTCCAAGTCGAACAAGCAATCGCGAAAATTGAAGACGGTCAAAATTATGTCGTGCAAATTGTTTCCGCAGGTAATTATTTAGAAGGAGAAACCCAAGTAAGAGTGTTTGCGGATGTAGTTATTAATCAAAAAATTTTCGATGCTGGTTCAGAAATTGCCACAGTTCCCATCGACCCAATTACAATGACTAAAGAGGAAGTCCAACAGCGAGTAGATTTACTTTTAGCTACCTCTAGCTTTCGCGCTCGTGGTGCAGGTATACTAGGCGATATTCAAGTTGCTGATGGTAGTGTTTCCGAACTGATTACTTTTATCGAGCAAGTGAATAAATATGAAGAACCACTTGATGAGATTAAAGCGATCGCATCGGAACCAACTTACGCTTCTGGTCCATTGAAAATGCGTTTAGTCGCTTTACAAAATGGCGAAATTGTGTTTCAAACTTAA
- a CDS encoding SDR family oxidoreductase codes for MDLGLKGKKAIVCASSRGLGKACAMSLAREGVSVIINGRNQKSLHETAAEIREETGSLVIPVIGDVSTTEGQKALLAACPTPDILINNTSCPPMGNFRDWNQEDWINAALINMIGPIEMIKGTIDGMIERKFGRIVNITSRATKMTLEGLGLSSAARAGLTAFVANLARKSIRYNVTINNLLPGSFNTASFQRFMKFSAQEKGVTTEQEICQRFAQIPAGRFGTPRELGDACAFLCSSQMGYVTGQNLLLDGGTYPGIF; via the coding sequence ATGGATTTAGGTCTAAAAGGTAAGAAAGCAATTGTTTGTGCATCGAGTAGAGGGCTGGGAAAAGCCTGTGCAATGTCTTTAGCGCGAGAAGGAGTTTCAGTAATAATTAATGGTCGTAATCAAAAGAGTTTACACGAAACAGCAGCCGAAATTCGGGAAGAAACAGGTAGTTTAGTAATTCCTGTAATTGGGGATGTTTCAACAACTGAAGGACAAAAAGCTCTCCTTGCGGCTTGTCCTACTCCAGATATTTTAATTAACAATACTAGCTGTCCTCCGATGGGGAATTTTCGAGATTGGAACCAAGAAGACTGGATTAATGCGGCGCTGATTAATATGATTGGTCCAATTGAAATGATTAAAGGAACTATTGATGGGATGATTGAACGAAAGTTTGGTCGGATTGTTAATATTACTTCAAGGGCTACGAAAATGACTCTTGAGGGATTGGGTTTGTCTAGTGCAGCGAGAGCAGGTTTAACTGCTTTTGTGGCTAATCTTGCTCGCAAAAGTATTCGTTATAATGTGACGATTAATAATCTTTTACCTGGTTCTTTTAATACAGCTAGTTTCCAGAGGTTTATGAAATTTTCTGCTCAGGAAAAAGGTGTAACTACAGAACAAGAAATCTGCCAACGTTTTGCTCAAATTCCGGCTGGCAGATTTGGGACTCCGAGAGAACTTGGAGATGCTTGTGCATTTTTGTGTAGTAGCCAGATGGGATATGTTACAGGTCAAAATTTGCTGCTTGACGGAGGCACATATCCGGGGATTTTTTAA
- a CDS encoding type II toxin-antitoxin system PemK/MazF family toxin, with amino-acid sequence MTTNRFPIPKRSEIWLVNFDPTVGSEIKKTRPAIIVSSDAAGQLPIKLIAPITDWKDYFGRNFWHVRIEANANNGLKKVSAVDTLQLRGIDSQRFIRKLRKASEEKMAEIILAIMILVEYQENGM; translated from the coding sequence TTGACTACTAATCGTTTTCCTATTCCTAAACGTAGTGAAATCTGGCTAGTTAACTTTGATCCTACTGTCGGAAGTGAAATTAAAAAAACACGCCCTGCAATTATAGTAAGTTCGGATGCGGCAGGTCAACTGCCGATCAAGCTTATTGCCCCGATTACAGACTGGAAAGATTACTTTGGTAGAAATTTCTGGCACGTTAGAATAGAAGCAAATGCTAATAATGGTTTAAAGAAAGTATCGGCTGTCGATACGTTGCAATTACGAGGAATAGATAGTCAAAGATTTATCCGTAAATTAAGAAAAGCTTCGGAAGAAAAAATGGCAGAAATAATCTTGGCAATTATGATTCTTGTTGAGTATCAAGAAAACGGAATGTAA
- a CDS encoding Uma2 family endonuclease: MVTITSTPNQNQNAIQLKGVSWHTYKMLLSDVGENRAWRITYDQGVLELRMPSLPHEVPKGLLESFIEATVDELEIEILKAGALTLERDDLARAIEPDSCFYIQNEAQVRGKQSINLLTDPPPDLAIESDYTNSSINKLSVYAALGVPEVWRYNESNLEVYILSEGKYELAQESLAFPFLPIAEIPALIEQSQNLGQRATVRLFRARIREILAN, translated from the coding sequence ATGGTGACAATAACATCAACTCCGAACCAAAATCAAAACGCCATTCAGTTAAAAGGCGTTTCCTGGCACACTTATAAAATGTTACTCTCTGATGTGGGAGAAAATCGCGCTTGGAGAATTACCTATGACCAAGGTGTATTAGAACTGAGAATGCCAAGTTTACCTCATGAAGTACCCAAAGGACTCCTAGAAAGCTTTATCGAAGCGACAGTAGATGAGTTAGAAATTGAAATTCTTAAAGCTGGTGCGTTAACTTTAGAACGAGACGATCTTGCTCGTGCAATTGAACCAGATTCTTGTTTTTATATTCAAAATGAAGCGCAAGTTAGAGGTAAGCAATCAATTAATTTACTCACCGATCCGCCGCCAGATTTAGCGATAGAATCAGATTATACTAACTCTTCGATTAACAAATTATCTGTTTATGCTGCTTTGGGTGTTCCGGAAGTTTGGCGCTACAACGAAAGTAATTTAGAAGTTTATATTTTAAGTGAAGGTAAGTACGAACTTGCTCAAGAAAGTCTGGCTTTTCCTTTTTTACCAATTGCCGAAATACCTGCTTTAATTGAGCAAAGTCAAAACCTCGGACAAAGAGCGACGGTGCGTTTATTCCGAGCTAGAATTCGCGAAATTCTCGCTAATTAA
- a CDS encoding DUF3146 family protein yields MSSKYLPETTAYVRITQHSWNHGKIEGEVRAATYEWQFQWRFRQGQLLIQPSLGRALILEPLSRFLERCDYQLEPGGDYEFTLRANL; encoded by the coding sequence GTGAGTTCTAAATATCTTCCCGAAACAACTGCTTACGTTCGCATTACCCAACATTCTTGGAATCACGGGAAAATCGAAGGCGAAGTAAGAGCCGCTACCTACGAATGGCAATTTCAATGGCGTTTCCGTCAAGGACAGTTGTTGATTCAGCCTTCGTTAGGACGTGCTTTGATTCTCGAACCTTTGTCTCGTTTTTTGGAGCGGTGCGACTACCAATTAGAGCCAGGAGGCGATTATGAGTTTACTCTCAGAGCTAATTTATGA
- a CDS encoding HhH-GPD family protein, which translates to MKTANYPLQNEIPALPEKQVQWFRSQLQTWSIANFRDFHWRRTADPYAIFIAELLLQKTDATTTEKIYETFLARYPSPKAIATAKIEEIARLLTPLGLHFRAERLHRACQMILEKHDGKIPATEAELLELPGVGKYTARSICTNAFKQPLAILDTNVARIIERFFGIKGNRVKSRCKVLWGIAEILAPKTNVDSWNLTLIDFGAATCTASRPCCQNCPLQQQCNYAKIRLVE; encoded by the coding sequence ATGAAAACTGCAAATTATCCTCTACAAAACGAGATTCCCGCACTCCCCGAAAAGCAAGTCCAGTGGTTTCGCAGCCAGCTTCAAACCTGGTCTATTGCCAACTTTCGCGACTTTCACTGGCGGCGTACTGCCGACCCCTACGCCATTTTCATCGCCGAACTGCTGCTACAAAAAACTGACGCGACTACTACCGAAAAAATCTACGAAACCTTTCTCGCTCGATATCCTTCCCCAAAAGCGATCGCCACAGCAAAAATAGAAGAAATAGCCAGACTTCTAACCCCTCTGGGTCTTCATTTTCGAGCCGAACGACTCCATCGCGCTTGTCAAATGATTCTCGAAAAGCACGACGGAAAAATCCCGGCTACCGAAGCCGAACTGTTAGAACTTCCCGGAGTAGGCAAATATACAGCCCGTTCCATCTGCACTAATGCCTTCAAACAACCCCTAGCAATCCTCGACACAAATGTTGCCAGAATCATCGAGCGTTTTTTCGGTATCAAAGGAAATCGGGTAAAATCTCGCTGCAAGGTACTTTGGGGAATCGCAGAAATCCTCGCCCCCAAAACAAACGTCGATTCCTGGAATCTAACTTTAATCGACTTCGGGGCAGCAACCTGCACTGCATCTCGCCCTTGCTGTCAGAATTGCCCGTTACAACAACAGTGCAACTATGCCAAAATAAGATTGGTAGAATAA
- a CDS encoding DUF416 family protein, which produces MSLSYSSNVTCKANSSSAPLSYFSLKVKSIGDNDSMGLYSDRIKSLKVEIEKLSPLHRIAFAASCCERLLPNCYIFTREEGQGNPSPLRTALDEVWHILEGKVTKKETIQLLLTDCEKAIVPSDYVLESRYSAESHLAIVAISKTLKACLSKNNVEDIFKVIEVVGDTIFGFLDIDKEITDPDWLQKSWEEEIEEISNHPFTLREIAKQNEDLQKLKEAETLEPKLLEWLRTTSYNNDKSLIDLS; this is translated from the coding sequence TTGTCGCTATCCTACTCATCGAACGTTACCTGCAAAGCCAACTCTTCTAGCGCTCCTTTATCATATTTTTCATTAAAAGTCAAGAGTATTGGCGACAATGACAGTATGGGACTGTATTCTGACAGAATCAAATCTTTAAAAGTAGAAATTGAAAAGCTTTCACCTCTCCATCGAATTGCTTTTGCTGCATCTTGTTGCGAGCGGTTACTGCCAAATTGCTATATTTTTACAAGAGAGGAAGGTCAAGGAAACCCATCTCCTCTTAGAACTGCTCTAGATGAAGTTTGGCATATTTTAGAGGGTAAAGTAACTAAAAAAGAAACAATTCAGTTACTACTAACAGATTGTGAAAAAGCGATAGTTCCTAGCGATTACGTTCTAGAATCGCGGTATAGTGCCGAATCACATTTAGCAATAGTAGCGATTTCAAAGACATTAAAAGCTTGTCTTAGTAAGAATAATGTAGAAGATATCTTTAAAGTCATAGAAGTTGTAGGAGATACAATCTTTGGATTTCTCGATATTGACAAAGAAATTACCGATCCAGATTGGTTACAAAAATCCTGGGAAGAGGAAATTGAAGAGATATCAAATCATCCATTTACACTTCGAGAGATAGCAAAGCAGAATGAAGATTTGCAAAAATTAAAAGAGGCAGAAACTTTAGAACCCAAACTTCTAGAATGGCTGCGTACTACTTCTTATAATAACGACAAAAGCTTAATCGACCTATCTTAA
- a CDS encoding GTP-binding protein: MSDSVDYEGWNVEEFDRAILSFEEIQGELNYKQAQDSLRGLVQRLDLSSREKAGLEIEIEDLAAMLDKLDNSVVTIAAFGMVGRGKSSVLNALLGQDVFETGALHGVTRTIDSAKWHLATENVGSGDKEVLRVALPGVGNSQIQLVDTPGIDEVDGETREILARRIAKQADLILFIIAGDLTKVEHDALSQLREVGKPMLLIFNKIDQYPEADRELIYRKIRDERVRELLHPEDIVMVAASPLVLQAQKKADGSIIRQRRRGKAQVEDLKLKILEILHREGKSLVALNTMLYADEVNEEVVKRKMSIRDRAANELINKAVMTKAVVIALNPVTAFDLFTGAIVDLVMILGLSKLYGIPMTQPGAIALLQKIAFSMGGISVSELLANLGLSSLKGILGISVPATVGVSLAPYISVAITQAGVAGVSAYAIGQITKTYLAQGASWGPDGPKAVVKRILDSLDETSILNRIKHELNAKLINS, encoded by the coding sequence TTGTCTGATTCTGTAGATTATGAAGGTTGGAACGTCGAAGAGTTCGATCGCGCAATTCTCAGTTTTGAGGAGATCCAAGGTGAGCTAAACTATAAGCAAGCGCAAGATTCGCTGCGGGGTTTGGTTCAGCGTCTTGACCTCTCTTCGAGGGAAAAAGCGGGTTTGGAGATCGAAATTGAGGATCTCGCAGCGATGCTGGATAAGTTGGATAATTCGGTGGTAACGATCGCTGCTTTTGGTATGGTGGGACGGGGTAAGTCTTCGGTTCTGAATGCGCTTTTGGGTCAGGATGTGTTTGAAACGGGTGCTTTACATGGCGTGACTCGCACCATAGATAGCGCTAAATGGCACTTAGCGACGGAAAATGTCGGATCGGGCGATAAGGAGGTTCTGCGCGTTGCTTTGCCTGGAGTGGGCAATTCCCAGATTCAACTGGTGGATACTCCGGGTATTGATGAGGTGGATGGCGAAACTCGCGAAATTTTGGCGCGGCGAATTGCGAAACAAGCAGATTTAATTTTATTTATTATTGCTGGTGACTTGACAAAAGTAGAACATGATGCTTTGTCTCAGTTGCGGGAAGTCGGGAAACCGATGTTACTGATATTTAACAAAATCGACCAATATCCGGAAGCCGATCGCGAGTTAATTTATCGTAAAATTCGCGACGAACGGGTGCGCGAGTTGTTACATCCAGAGGATATTGTCATGGTAGCTGCTTCGCCGTTGGTTTTGCAAGCCCAGAAAAAGGCTGATGGTAGCATTATTCGTCAGCGTCGTCGCGGAAAAGCCCAGGTTGAGGATTTAAAGCTGAAGATTTTGGAGATTTTGCACCGAGAAGGTAAATCTTTGGTGGCTTTGAATACAATGCTTTATGCTGACGAAGTTAATGAAGAGGTGGTAAAAAGGAAGATGAGCATTCGCGATCGCGCAGCGAATGAGTTGATTAATAAAGCGGTGATGACGAAAGCTGTAGTTATTGCGTTGAATCCGGTGACAGCTTTTGACTTGTTTACTGGGGCGATCGTCGATTTGGTAATGATTCTCGGCTTATCCAAATTATATGGCATTCCCATGACCCAACCGGGCGCGATCGCACTTTTGCAAAAAATCGCTTTCAGTATGGGTGGGATTAGTGTCAGCGAACTCTTAGCCAACCTCGGTTTAAGTTCCCTCAAAGGTATTTTAGGCATTTCCGTCCCTGCTACGGTAGGAGTTTCCCTCGCACCCTACATTTCCGTTGCGATTACTCAAGCAGGAGTTGCGGGAGTATCAGCTTACGCGATCGGACAAATAACGAAAACTTATCTCGCCCAAGGCGCATCTTGGGGACCCGACGGACCCAAAGCCGTCGTCAAACGTATCCTTGACTCCCTCGATGAAACCTCAATTCTCAATCGAATTAAACACGAATTAAACGCTAAATTGATCAATTCTTAA
- a CDS encoding retropepsin-like domain-containing protein: MSGDLSREQNRAMLKWFNKNYRNLRELYRNQYIAYNENGLIAHSEDLSSVLEIAKASGEHFAIYFLPKSTASVHILPIKFRTVVRQDWIPNYQVKLKHNEFEVTASMLVDSGAELSLISYKLGQELGYALADAESTLFAETIGGTVEYVLRNVEMNIDGYDFIAPVAWLQQNLAVEQLLLGREVVFDRFNIEFRQADEEIIFTWRNNS; this comes from the coding sequence ATGAGTGGCGACCTCTCACGAGAACAAAATCGTGCTATGCTCAAATGGTTTAACAAAAACTACCGTAATTTAAGAGAGTTATATCGAAATCAATATATTGCTTACAATGAAAATGGCTTAATTGCTCATAGTGAAGATTTAAGCTCAGTTTTAGAAATTGCTAAAGCTTCAGGAGAACATTTTGCTATTTATTTTCTTCCTAAATCTACTGCTTCTGTACATATTTTACCAATCAAATTTCGTACAGTTGTTCGCCAGGATTGGATTCCTAATTATCAGGTTAAACTGAAACATAACGAATTTGAAGTTACAGCATCAATGTTAGTAGATTCTGGTGCAGAACTCAGTTTGATTTCTTATAAACTTGGTCAAGAGTTAGGTTATGCTTTAGCTGATGCCGAATCTACTTTATTTGCCGAAACTATTGGGGGAACTGTAGAATATGTGTTACGGAATGTGGAAATGAATATTGATGGATATGATTTTATTGCTCCTGTAGCCTGGTTACAACAAAATTTGGCAGTAGAACAATTACTATTAGGACGGGAAGTTGTCTTCGATCGATTTAATATTGAGTTTAGACAAGCTGATGAAGAAATTATTTTTACTTGGCGTAATAATTCTTAG
- a CDS encoding DUF4340 domain-containing protein produces the protein MKLQKTTWILLIFALSLGGFVYFYEIKGAEKRAEIQEEQKRIFAFDKEQIQSFTIEKNSEMLEFERTEDELNPWQMKQPENVTASDAAVSFLLDLIAGGKSEKVFSVPTNQLQDYGLDRPFATVNIQLKNNESHQIILGNPNFDNKFLYAQTDPQSNPEEELEVLLVPIDFQYGVERELSEWKQESEIPEETSEEDLEEAN, from the coding sequence ATGAAATTACAAAAAACTACTTGGATTTTATTAATTTTCGCCCTAAGTTTAGGTGGTTTTGTCTATTTTTATGAAATCAAAGGAGCGGAAAAGCGAGCAGAAATTCAGGAAGAACAAAAGAGAATTTTTGCTTTCGATAAAGAACAAATTCAAAGTTTTACTATTGAAAAAAATAGCGAAATGCTTGAATTTGAACGCACTGAAGATGAATTAAATCCTTGGCAAATGAAGCAACCAGAAAACGTTACTGCTTCTGATGCGGCGGTATCTTTTTTATTAGATTTAATCGCTGGAGGGAAAAGCGAAAAAGTTTTTTCTGTTCCTACTAATCAACTCCAAGATTACGGACTAGATCGACCTTTTGCCACGGTGAATATTCAACTAAAAAATAACGAAAGTCACCAAATAATTTTAGGTAATCCTAACTTCGATAATAAGTTTCTCTACGCGCAAACCGATCCGCAAAGTAATCCCGAAGAAGAGTTAGAAGTCTTGTTAGTCCCGATTGATTTTCAATACGGTGTAGAAAGAGAGTTATCTGAGTGGAAACAAGAATCAGAAATTCCGGAAGAAACTTCCGAAGAAGATTTAGAAGAAGCAAATTAA
- a CDS encoding Uma2 family endonuclease, with protein MTTTSTANPSQNAYPKVGAAIALQGVSWQTYQMLLSDVGENRAWRITYDQGVLELRMPLPQHEEPKRLIESFIEAIVDELEIELRSLGALTLERDDLARAIEPDSCFYIQNEAQVRGKQSINLLTDPPPDLAIESDYTNSSINKLSVYAALGVPEVWRYNESNLEVYILSEGKYELAQESLAFPFLPIAEIPALIEQSQNLGQRATVRLFRARIREIIASQ; from the coding sequence GTGACAACAACATCAACTGCGAACCCAAGTCAAAATGCGTACCCTAAAGTCGGCGCAGCCATCGCATTGCAAGGCGTTTCCTGGCAAACTTATCAAATGTTACTCTCTGATGTTGGTGAAAATCGCGCTTGGAGAATTACCTATGACCAAGGTGTGTTAGAACTGAGAATGCCACTTCCTCAACATGAAGAACCGAAACGACTAATAGAAAGTTTTATTGAAGCTATTGTTGATGAGCTAGAAATAGAACTGAGAAGCTTGGGTGCGTTAACTTTAGAACGAGACGATCTTGCTCGTGCAATTGAGCCAGATTCTTGTTTTTATATTCAAAATGAAGCGCAAGTTAGAGGTAAGCAATCAATTAATTTACTCACCGATCCGCCGCCAGATTTAGCGATAGAATCAGATTATACTAACTCTTCGATTAACAAATTATCTGTTTATGCTGCTTTGGGTGTTCCGGAAGTCTGGCGTTACAACGAAAGTAATTTAGAAGTTTATATTTTAAGTGAAGGTAAGTACGAACTTGCTCAAGAAAGTCTGGCTTTTCCTTTTTTACCAATTGCCGAAATACCTGCTTTAATTGAGCAAAGTCAAAACCTCGGACAAAGAGCGACGGTGCGTTTATTCCGAGCCAGAATTCGCGAAATTATCGCTAGTCAATAA
- a CDS encoding RuvC family protein, with the protein MLLGFDPGRDKCGIAVMGFDRQLYYHEVVTAESAIATILAKLREFPIEILVMGDRTTAKSWKKQLEAEIDLAIAMVDEHNSTLEARDRYWQMYPPGLLQRLIPQGMRLPPRPVDDIVAILLIERYLQSQLF; encoded by the coding sequence ATGCTTTTAGGTTTCGATCCAGGAAGAGATAAATGCGGAATTGCAGTGATGGGATTTGACCGTCAACTGTATTACCATGAAGTAGTAACTGCCGAGAGTGCGATCGCGACAATCTTAGCAAAATTAAGAGAATTTCCGATTGAAATCTTAGTCATGGGCGATCGCACAACGGCGAAAAGCTGGAAAAAGCAACTAGAAGCCGAAATTGATCTGGCGATCGCAATGGTAGACGAACATAATAGTACCTTAGAAGCACGCGATCGCTACTGGCAAATGTATCCTCCCGGATTACTCCAACGTCTCATCCCCCAAGGAATGCGGCTACCACCACGCCCCGTAGACGATATTGTCGCTATCCTACTCATCGAACGTTACCTGCAAAGCCAACTCTTCTAG